The Acetivibrio saccincola genome window below encodes:
- a CDS encoding DDE-type integrase/transposase/recombinase gives MLSEEVRNAIALKRFSLISPILNGQVNNRKDYYAQISSKPVEMPHYGIRKYSPKTIESWYCDYMRGGLDALKPGYRKDRGNCRKIDTELAEKILETKRKYPKAPTTIIYDKLIKKGILKEGQISLTTLYRFLKFSNHESIYETEEKKEIKRFAHQYINELWYGDLMYGPYIQEGRKKRATYLLAYIDDASRLVPHGEFYYTQNLESLRHSFKEAVLKRGIPSLLYTDNGKIYRSQQFEFMCADVGCALIHSKPFVAHSRGKIERFFLTVRKRFLSQLNMNKIKSLEDLNFEFWKWLDEDYHKKPHSSLKGVTPLDFFMSQASRIKQCTDPAQLEEKLLLRVKRKINHDGTFSINNILYETDIKFAGLRVEVRYDPQRLDIPFWPVFIYYEGKKIGEALQVNFHDNAHMKRRGRPKNSELIVDLQNNEVSVTHADMPKSKQTISFKTIMEGEK, from the coding sequence ATGTTAAGTGAAGAGGTAAGAAATGCCATTGCGTTAAAAAGATTTTCACTGATAAGTCCGATCCTAAATGGACAAGTGAATAATCGTAAGGACTATTATGCTCAAATTTCATCAAAACCCGTAGAAATGCCACACTATGGCATAAGAAAATATTCACCTAAAACAATAGAGTCCTGGTACTGTGATTACATGCGTGGAGGATTGGATGCATTAAAACCCGGATACCGGAAAGACAGGGGTAATTGTAGAAAAATAGATACAGAACTTGCTGAAAAAATCCTTGAGACGAAAAGAAAATATCCTAAAGCGCCTACTACAATCATCTATGATAAACTAATAAAAAAAGGCATATTAAAAGAAGGGCAAATATCACTTACCACACTATACAGGTTTTTAAAATTTTCAAATCATGAAAGCATTTATGAAACTGAAGAGAAAAAAGAAATTAAAAGATTTGCACATCAATATATAAATGAGTTGTGGTATGGGGATTTAATGTATGGACCTTACATACAGGAAGGCAGGAAGAAAAGAGCCACATACTTATTAGCATATATAGATGATGCATCAAGACTTGTACCTCACGGAGAATTTTACTATACACAAAATTTAGAATCGTTAAGGCATTCATTTAAAGAAGCGGTGTTAAAAAGAGGCATACCTTCCTTGCTCTATACGGACAATGGGAAGATTTACCGTTCACAGCAGTTTGAATTTATGTGCGCGGACGTAGGATGCGCTCTTATACATTCGAAACCCTTTGTTGCACATAGCCGGGGAAAAATAGAAAGGTTCTTTTTAACAGTTAGAAAAAGATTTTTATCCCAACTTAATATGAATAAAATTAAGAGTTTAGAAGACCTGAATTTTGAGTTTTGGAAATGGCTTGATGAGGATTACCATAAGAAGCCTCATTCATCACTTAAAGGGGTAACACCGTTAGACTTTTTTATGTCACAGGCTTCAAGAATAAAACAATGTACTGACCCTGCACAGTTAGAAGAAAAGCTTCTTTTACGTGTAAAACGCAAAATTAACCATGACGGCACATTTTCCATAAACAATATACTGTATGAAACTGACATTAAGTTTGCAGGTTTAAGAGTTGAAGTCAGATATGACCCTCAACGGCTTGACATACCTTTTTGGCCGGTATTCATATACTATGAAGGCAAGAAAATCGGTGAAGCCTTGCAGGTTAATTTTCATGACAATGCCCATATGAAACGAAGGGGCAGACCTAAAAATTCTGAGTTAATAGTGGATTTACAAAATAACGAAGTATCTGTAACACATGCTGACATGCCTAAATCAAAACAAACAATTTCATTTAAAACAATTATGGAAGGAGAGAAATAA
- the tnpA gene encoding IS66 family insertion sequence element accessory protein TnpA produces MNQIETNEYWKDILEKFSKYEGTISGFCREYDVNIHRLYYQRKKLRKKNESIFHAINLNGRKNKIENSPDVKNNLNPSNEIRIEIGKAKIYISNSDELSLSNALKEIVRSC; encoded by the coding sequence TTGAATCAAATAGAGACAAATGAATATTGGAAGGATATTTTAGAAAAATTCTCAAAATATGAAGGAACAATATCTGGTTTTTGTAGAGAGTATGATGTAAATATCCATAGGTTATATTATCAAAGAAAAAAACTAAGGAAGAAAAACGAATCAATATTTCATGCTATTAATTTAAATGGTAGGAAAAATAAAATAGAGAACTCACCTGATGTAAAAAATAATCTTAACCCATCTAATGAAATAAGAATAGAAATTGGAAAGGCTAAAATATATATATCTAATTCAGATGAGTTATCTTTATCAAATGCACTAAAGGAGATAGTAAGAAGTTGTTAA
- the tnpB gene encoding IS66 family insertion sequence element accessory protein TnpB produces the protein MLNINEIDTVYLASGVTDLRKSIDGLMVIIKMELKLDPYV, from the coding sequence TTGTTAAATATTAATGAGATAGATACTGTATATTTAGCTAGTGGTGTCACGGACTTAAGAAAAAGTATAGATGGGTTAATGGTTATAATAAAGATGGAGCTTAAGCTAGATCCTTATGTGTAA
- a CDS encoding ExeA family protein — protein MFRQFFGLKYNPFGKEIDISDVYESEDIKELNSRFKYIQNIRGMFLLVGEPGMGKSTALRKFSAGLNPGLYKPCYFSLSTVTVMDFYRGLLISLGEVPSHKKVTMFHQIQQAIMSLYYNQKITPVIILDEVQMLSNSILEELRLLFNFKMDSENPFILILSGQSQIRNKLQLAVNAPLKQRIAVKYVMQGLKPEELSDYIFTRLKSAGLHENIFTQAAIEAIYSASKGVPRLVNSLATSSLMYACSIKQKHVDEEIVYQGQKDFDI, from the coding sequence ATGTTCAGACAGTTTTTTGGACTAAAATACAATCCTTTTGGAAAAGAAATTGATATTTCTGATGTTTATGAAAGTGAAGATATTAAGGAATTAAATTCAAGATTTAAATATATTCAAAACATCCGGGGAATGTTTCTTTTAGTCGGTGAACCGGGAATGGGAAAATCCACCGCCTTAAGAAAATTTTCAGCCGGGTTAAATCCGGGACTTTACAAACCCTGCTATTTTTCTCTCTCAACAGTTACCGTTATGGATTTTTACCGGGGTCTTTTAATATCTTTAGGAGAAGTGCCTTCACATAAGAAGGTTACAATGTTTCATCAGATACAACAAGCAATAATGTCTTTGTACTATAATCAAAAAATTACTCCGGTTATTATCCTTGACGAGGTACAGATGCTGTCAAACAGCATACTTGAAGAATTAAGGCTTTTATTTAACTTTAAAATGGACTCTGAAAATCCTTTTATATTAATATTGTCGGGGCAATCGCAAATCAGGAACAAATTACAGTTAGCGGTAAATGCACCTTTAAAGCAGCGTATAGCCGTAAAATACGTAATGCAGGGGTTAAAGCCTGAGGAACTTTCAGACTATATTTTTACAAGGCTAAAGTCTGCCGGTTTACATGAAAATATATTTACCCAGGCTGCAATTGAAGCTATTTATTCTGCATCAAAAGGCGTACCCCGCCTTGTTAACAGTCTTGCAACCTCAAGCCTTATGTATGCTTGTTCAATAAAGCAAAAGCATGTAGATGAAGAAATCGTATACCAAGGACAAAAAGATTTTGATATCTAA